A genomic stretch from Mesoplodon densirostris isolate mMesDen1 chromosome 3, mMesDen1 primary haplotype, whole genome shotgun sequence includes:
- the NUDT12 gene encoding NAD-capped RNA hydrolase NUDT12 isoform X2: MSSVKRSPNQEIISQFHYSAAEGDIARLTVMLIHSPSLLNETSENGWTALMYAARNGHPDVVQFLLEKGCDRSIINKSRQTALDIAKFWGYKHIANLLANAKGGKKPWFLTSEMEECENYFSKTLLDRKSEKRNNSDWLLAKESHPATVYILFSDLNPLVTLGGNKESFQQPEVRLCQLNYTDIKDYLAQPEKITLIFLGVELEMKKELFNYAGEVSQEKDGLVAWFALGIDPVAAEEFKQRHENCYFLHPPMPALLQLKEKEAGVVAQARSVLAWHSRYKFCPTCGSATKIEEGGYKRVCLKEDCPSLHGVHNTSYPRVDPVVIMQVIHPDGTKCLLGRQKRFPPGMFTCLAGFIEPGETIEDAVRREVEEESGVKVGHVQYVSCQPWPMPSSLMIGCLAVAVSTEIKVDKNEIEDARWFTREQVVDVVTKGKQQAFFVPPSRAIAHQLIKHWIGMNPNL, translated from the exons atgtCTTCTGTAAAAAGAAGTCCAAACCAAGAAATTATATCCCAATTTCACTATTCAGCTGCAGAAGGAGATATTGCCAGGTTAACAGTAATGCTCATTCATTCTCCATCTCTTCTCAATGAAACTTCTGAAAATGGCTGGACTGCTTTAATGTATGCTGCAAGGAATGGGCACCCAGATGTTGTCCAGTTTCTACTTGAGAAAGG GTGCGACAGATCCATTATCAATAAATCAAGGCAGACTGCACTGGATATTGCTAAATTTTGGGGTTATAAGCATATAGCTAACTTACTAGCTAATGCTAAAGGTGGGAAGAAGCCTTGGTTCCTAACCAGTGAAATGGAAgaatgtgaaaattattttagcAAGACACTACTGGACcggaaaagtgaaaaaagaaataattctgaCTGGCTGTTAGCAAAAGAAAGCCATCCAGCCACAGTTTATATCCTTTTCTCAGATTTAAATCCCTTGGTTACTCTAGGTGGCAATAAAGAAAGTTTCCAACAGCCGGAAGTCAGGCTTTGTCAGCTGAACTACACAGATATAAAGGATTATTTGGCTCAGCCTGAGAAGATCACCTTGATTTTCCTTGGAGTAGAacttgaaatgaaaaaagagttATTTAATTATGCTGGGGAAGTCTCACAAGAAAAAGATGGGTTGGTTGCCTGGTTTGCTTTAGGTATAGATCCTGTTGCTGCTGAAGAATTTAAGCAAAGACATGAAAATTGCTATTTTCTTCATCCTCCAATGCCAGCTCTTCTgcaattgaaagaaaaagaagctg GGGTTGTAGCTCAAGCAAGATCTGTCCTCGCCTGGCACAGTCGATATAAGTTCTGCCCAACCTGTGGAAGTGCAACTAAAATTGAAGAAGGTGGCTATAAAAGAGTATGCTTAAAAGAAGACTGTCCTAGCCTCCATGGTGTTCACAATACATCATACCCAAGAGTTG atccAGTAGTAATCATGCAAGTTATTCATCCAGATGGGACCAAATGTCTTTTAGGCAGGCAGAAAAGATTTCCTCCAGGCATGTTTACCTGCCTTGCTGGATTTATTGAACCTG GGGAGACAATAGAAGATGCTGTTCGGAGAGAAGTAGAAGAAGAAAGTGGAGTCAAAGTTGGCCATGTTCAGTATGTCTCTTGTCAACCATGGCCTATGCCCTCCTCCTTAATGATTGGTTGCTTAGCTGTGGCAGTGTCTACAGAAATTAAAGTTGACAAGAATGAAATAGAGGATGCCCGCTGGTTCACTAGAGAACAG
- the NUDT12 gene encoding NAD-capped RNA hydrolase NUDT12 isoform X3, which yields MELYFWRPVLQSTCSEWAVEKEEMSSVKRSPNQEIISQFHYSAAEGDIARCDRSIINKSRQTALDIAKFWGYKHIANLLANAKGGKKPWFLTSEMEECENYFSKTLLDRKSEKRNNSDWLLAKESHPATVYILFSDLNPLVTLGGNKESFQQPEVRLCQLNYTDIKDYLAQPEKITLIFLGVELEMKKELFNYAGEVSQEKDGLVAWFALGIDPVAAEEFKQRHENCYFLHPPMPALLQLKEKEAGVVAQARSVLAWHSRYKFCPTCGSATKIEEGGYKRVCLKEDCPSLHGVHNTSYPRVDPVVIMQVIHPDGTKCLLGRQKRFPPGMFTCLAGFIEPGETIEDAVRREVEEESGVKVGHVQYVSCQPWPMPSSLMIGCLAVAVSTEIKVDKNEIEDARWFTREQVVDVVTKGKQQAFFVPPSRAIAHQLIKHWIGMNPNL from the exons ATGGAACTATATTTTTGGAGGCCAGTTTTGCAGTCAACCTGCAGTGAGTGGGCTGTGGAGAAG gaagaaatgtCTTCTGTAAAAAGAAGTCCAAACCAAGAAATTATATCCCAATTTCACTATTCAGCTGCAGAAGGAGATATTGCCAG GTGCGACAGATCCATTATCAATAAATCAAGGCAGACTGCACTGGATATTGCTAAATTTTGGGGTTATAAGCATATAGCTAACTTACTAGCTAATGCTAAAGGTGGGAAGAAGCCTTGGTTCCTAACCAGTGAAATGGAAgaatgtgaaaattattttagcAAGACACTACTGGACcggaaaagtgaaaaaagaaataattctgaCTGGCTGTTAGCAAAAGAAAGCCATCCAGCCACAGTTTATATCCTTTTCTCAGATTTAAATCCCTTGGTTACTCTAGGTGGCAATAAAGAAAGTTTCCAACAGCCGGAAGTCAGGCTTTGTCAGCTGAACTACACAGATATAAAGGATTATTTGGCTCAGCCTGAGAAGATCACCTTGATTTTCCTTGGAGTAGAacttgaaatgaaaaaagagttATTTAATTATGCTGGGGAAGTCTCACAAGAAAAAGATGGGTTGGTTGCCTGGTTTGCTTTAGGTATAGATCCTGTTGCTGCTGAAGAATTTAAGCAAAGACATGAAAATTGCTATTTTCTTCATCCTCCAATGCCAGCTCTTCTgcaattgaaagaaaaagaagctg GGGTTGTAGCTCAAGCAAGATCTGTCCTCGCCTGGCACAGTCGATATAAGTTCTGCCCAACCTGTGGAAGTGCAACTAAAATTGAAGAAGGTGGCTATAAAAGAGTATGCTTAAAAGAAGACTGTCCTAGCCTCCATGGTGTTCACAATACATCATACCCAAGAGTTG atccAGTAGTAATCATGCAAGTTATTCATCCAGATGGGACCAAATGTCTTTTAGGCAGGCAGAAAAGATTTCCTCCAGGCATGTTTACCTGCCTTGCTGGATTTATTGAACCTG GGGAGACAATAGAAGATGCTGTTCGGAGAGAAGTAGAAGAAGAAAGTGGAGTCAAAGTTGGCCATGTTCAGTATGTCTCTTGTCAACCATGGCCTATGCCCTCCTCCTTAATGATTGGTTGCTTAGCTGTGGCAGTGTCTACAGAAATTAAAGTTGACAAGAATGAAATAGAGGATGCCCGCTGGTTCACTAGAGAACAG
- the NUDT12 gene encoding NAD-capped RNA hydrolase NUDT12 isoform X1: MELYFWRPVLQSTCSEWAVEKEEMSSVKRSPNQEIISQFHYSAAEGDIARLTVMLIHSPSLLNETSENGWTALMYAARNGHPDVVQFLLEKGCDRSIINKSRQTALDIAKFWGYKHIANLLANAKGGKKPWFLTSEMEECENYFSKTLLDRKSEKRNNSDWLLAKESHPATVYILFSDLNPLVTLGGNKESFQQPEVRLCQLNYTDIKDYLAQPEKITLIFLGVELEMKKELFNYAGEVSQEKDGLVAWFALGIDPVAAEEFKQRHENCYFLHPPMPALLQLKEKEAGVVAQARSVLAWHSRYKFCPTCGSATKIEEGGYKRVCLKEDCPSLHGVHNTSYPRVDPVVIMQVIHPDGTKCLLGRQKRFPPGMFTCLAGFIEPGETIEDAVRREVEEESGVKVGHVQYVSCQPWPMPSSLMIGCLAVAVSTEIKVDKNEIEDARWFTREQVVDVVTKGKQQAFFVPPSRAIAHQLIKHWIGMNPNL, translated from the exons ATGGAACTATATTTTTGGAGGCCAGTTTTGCAGTCAACCTGCAGTGAGTGGGCTGTGGAGAAG gaagaaatgtCTTCTGTAAAAAGAAGTCCAAACCAAGAAATTATATCCCAATTTCACTATTCAGCTGCAGAAGGAGATATTGCCAGGTTAACAGTAATGCTCATTCATTCTCCATCTCTTCTCAATGAAACTTCTGAAAATGGCTGGACTGCTTTAATGTATGCTGCAAGGAATGGGCACCCAGATGTTGTCCAGTTTCTACTTGAGAAAGG GTGCGACAGATCCATTATCAATAAATCAAGGCAGACTGCACTGGATATTGCTAAATTTTGGGGTTATAAGCATATAGCTAACTTACTAGCTAATGCTAAAGGTGGGAAGAAGCCTTGGTTCCTAACCAGTGAAATGGAAgaatgtgaaaattattttagcAAGACACTACTGGACcggaaaagtgaaaaaagaaataattctgaCTGGCTGTTAGCAAAAGAAAGCCATCCAGCCACAGTTTATATCCTTTTCTCAGATTTAAATCCCTTGGTTACTCTAGGTGGCAATAAAGAAAGTTTCCAACAGCCGGAAGTCAGGCTTTGTCAGCTGAACTACACAGATATAAAGGATTATTTGGCTCAGCCTGAGAAGATCACCTTGATTTTCCTTGGAGTAGAacttgaaatgaaaaaagagttATTTAATTATGCTGGGGAAGTCTCACAAGAAAAAGATGGGTTGGTTGCCTGGTTTGCTTTAGGTATAGATCCTGTTGCTGCTGAAGAATTTAAGCAAAGACATGAAAATTGCTATTTTCTTCATCCTCCAATGCCAGCTCTTCTgcaattgaaagaaaaagaagctg GGGTTGTAGCTCAAGCAAGATCTGTCCTCGCCTGGCACAGTCGATATAAGTTCTGCCCAACCTGTGGAAGTGCAACTAAAATTGAAGAAGGTGGCTATAAAAGAGTATGCTTAAAAGAAGACTGTCCTAGCCTCCATGGTGTTCACAATACATCATACCCAAGAGTTG atccAGTAGTAATCATGCAAGTTATTCATCCAGATGGGACCAAATGTCTTTTAGGCAGGCAGAAAAGATTTCCTCCAGGCATGTTTACCTGCCTTGCTGGATTTATTGAACCTG GGGAGACAATAGAAGATGCTGTTCGGAGAGAAGTAGAAGAAGAAAGTGGAGTCAAAGTTGGCCATGTTCAGTATGTCTCTTGTCAACCATGGCCTATGCCCTCCTCCTTAATGATTGGTTGCTTAGCTGTGGCAGTGTCTACAGAAATTAAAGTTGACAAGAATGAAATAGAGGATGCCCGCTGGTTCACTAGAGAACAG